In Ornithodoros turicata isolate Travis unplaced genomic scaffold, ASM3712646v1 Chromosome13, whole genome shotgun sequence, the following proteins share a genomic window:
- the LOC135372190 gene encoding uncharacterized protein LOC135372190 translates to MTSPGEEFIPGGFTSLVNGWYSDLQQFRLPSNEDVVEHLNSSGVPSARQMEKGHRFKEEGYVRQIYVHTVSQDCDYNVVKCICLPSMRSGYYVVHAVIRKDNGSVAGAHCYCAAGLSGSCQHVAGLLFSLAEWNHRAEPSCTDMPCKWVVPPSAKQPDPPATIDKIDFRKNAAGVTRSRYTPSAHLTPASSSQLAAAVEKAHPECLWLRYNRDLDDDTSSSHLQPPTAVPTSDNFMCADWKSYIQQYFEAIQPLTEEERVHVQQATTGQASNRVWHEERTGRLTSSLFGRIRGCRKPEGLLKEILYSKKQVRCEAMQYGQNHEGVAVNAYVKLMSYYEKQVTVCETGLHIHPVYPFLAASPDRIVMDGNDVGLLEVKCPFSHQGRSPLDACSAKTFCCEVWNEDIRLKRGHHYYAQVQGQMAICGHRWCDFVVWTNNETLEGSIIVERIDFDEEYWNNLLPALLYFYKYAVIPETLTGRLRATGKLFSENAPYVPYLLQTKQPRSKPKKPKLL, encoded by the exons ATGACAAGTCCTGGTGAAGAGTTTATTCCCGGGGGCTTCACGTCTCTCGTAAATGGGTGGTACAGTGATCTGCAGCAGTTTCGCCTTCCAAGTAATGAAGACGTCGTTGAGCACTTGAACTCATCGGGTGTGCCATCTGCTCGACAGATGGAAAAGGGACATCGTTTTAAAGAGGAAGGCTACGTGAGACAGATTTATGTGCATACTGTATCACAGGATTGCGACTACAACGTCGTGAAGTGCATTTGCCTGCCGTCCATGCGGTCTGGGTATTACGTCGTACACGCCGTAATAAGAAAGGACAACGGCAGTGTTGCTGGTGCACATTGTTACTGTGCAGCGGG ATTGAGCGGTTCATGCCAGCACGTCGCAGGGCTATTGTTTAGCCTCGCAGAATGGAATCACAGAGCAGAGCCTTCATGCACTGATATGCCCTGCAAGTGGGTTGTGCCACCATCTG CAAAACAGCCAGACCCTCCTGCCACAATTGATAAAATCGACTTCCGGAAAAATGCAGCAGGAGTTACCAGGAGCCGTTACACACCCTCTGCACACCTAACACCGGCCAGTAGTTCACAACTGGCAGCGGCTGTTGAGAAGGCCCATCCCGAGTGTCTATGGCTAAGATACAACAGAGACCTGGATGATGACACAAGCAGCAGCCACCTGCAACCACCAACAGCTGTGCCAACGTCTGACAACTTCATGTGTGCCGATTGGAAGTCTTATATACAACAGTACTTTGAAG CCATTCAACCTCTCACAGAAGAAGAAAGGGTACATGTACAGCAAGCAACGACTGGGCAAGCCTCCAATCGTGTGTGGCACGAAGAGAGGACTGGACGCTTAACTTCTTCACTGTTTGGTCGCATCAGAGGCTGTAGAAAGCCAGAAGGACTGCTAAAGGAAATTTTGTACAGTAAGAAGCAAGTGCGCTGTGAGGCTATGCAGTATGGTCAGAACCACGAAGGGGTTGCCGTAAATGCATATGTGAAACTTATGTCATATTATGAAAAGCAAGTGACTGTATGTGAAACTGGACTTCACATCCACCCAGTTTACCCATTCCTTGCTGCATCACCAGATCGAATTGTAATGGATGGCAATGATGTAGGTCTCCTAGAAGTAAAGTGCCCCTTTTCACACCAGGGCAGGTCCCCACTCGATGCATGTAGTGCTAAGACTTTTTGTTGTGAGGTATGGAATGAAGACATACGCCTAAAACGAGGGCATCACTACTATGCTCAGGTACAGGGTCAAATGGCAATATGTGGCCACAGGTGGTGTGATTTTGTTGTCTGGACAAACAATGAGACACTTGAGGGTTCTATTATTGTAGAACGCATTGATTTTGATGAGGAGTACTGGAATAACTTGTTGCCTGCACTATTGTATTTTTACAAATATGCTGTTATACCAGAAACACTTACTGGCCGTCTCAGAGCGACGGGAAAGTTGTTCAGTGAAAATGCACCATATGTGCCATATTTGCTGCAAACAAAACAACCCCGATCCAAACCAAAGAAACCAAAGCTGTTGTAA